Proteins from a genomic interval of Stenotrophomonas sp. 24(2023):
- the epmA gene encoding EF-P lysine aminoacylase EpmA — MSEALRQRLRQRAALNALVRGFFAARDVLEVETPILSVAGNTEPNIDSFHADFSGHVDAGARRRWLRTSPEYPLKRLLAAGVGDCYELGRVFRNGEAGGRHNPEFTMLEWYRVGWDHHRLVEETAALVNAALALVGRSAQLQVMSYRDLFLQHVGVDPFTAGLDALRAPLQDIGINDQGLVRDDWLDLLMTHRIQPHFDDAIMTVVHDWPASQAALARIRPGEPPLAERFELYLGTVELANGYHELNDADEQRARFERDLQRRGERGDVLPALDEALLQALPSMPACAGVAVGIDRLLMAMARTPRIADVLAFDFAHA, encoded by the coding sequence GTGAGCGAGGCACTGCGGCAGCGCCTGCGCCAGCGTGCGGCGCTCAACGCGCTGGTGCGCGGCTTCTTCGCCGCGCGTGACGTGCTGGAAGTGGAAACCCCGATCCTGTCGGTGGCGGGCAACACCGAGCCGAACATCGACAGTTTCCATGCCGATTTCAGTGGCCACGTCGATGCGGGGGCGCGCCGGCGCTGGCTGCGCACCTCGCCCGAGTACCCGCTCAAGCGGCTGCTGGCCGCCGGCGTGGGTGACTGCTACGAGCTGGGGCGGGTGTTCCGCAACGGCGAGGCCGGTGGCCGCCACAATCCCGAATTCACCATGCTGGAGTGGTACCGCGTGGGGTGGGACCACCACCGGCTGGTCGAGGAGACCGCTGCGCTGGTCAATGCGGCACTGGCCCTGGTGGGGCGCAGCGCGCAGCTGCAGGTGATGAGCTATCGTGATCTGTTCCTGCAGCACGTGGGCGTGGACCCGTTCACCGCCGGCCTCGACGCGCTGCGTGCACCGCTGCAGGACATCGGCATCAATGACCAGGGCCTGGTCCGCGATGACTGGCTGGACCTGCTGATGACCCATCGCATCCAACCGCACTTCGATGACGCCATCATGACCGTGGTGCACGACTGGCCGGCCTCGCAGGCGGCCCTGGCCCGCATCCGTCCGGGCGAGCCACCGCTGGCCGAGCGCTTCGAGCTGTACCTGGGCACGGTCGAACTGGCCAACGGCTATCACGAGCTCAATGATGCCGATGAACAGCGGGCGCGTTTCGAGCGCGACCTGCAACGCCGGGGTGAACGCGGTGATGTGCTGCCGGCGCTGGACGAGGCCCTGCTGCAGGCGTTGCCGTCCATGCCGGCCTGTGCCGGCGTGGCGGTGGGCATCGACCGCCTGCTGATGGCCATGGCGCGTACGCCGCGTATTGCCGATGTGCTGGCCTTCGATTTCGCCCATGCCTGA
- a CDS encoding GNAT family N-acetyltransferase — protein MQTAPLDFRLATRADEALLIALMRDFYAEDKIEFDDARVRRGVDALLADPRNGEVLLWLDEAGQVVGYAVLAMGFSLEQGGHFVLLDELYLGPSARGRGRGKQALATCEQRARGRGVGRMRLEVNRHNELARRLYLATGYIDDTRDLLTLPLDHPRSEGIL, from the coding sequence ATGCAGACCGCACCGCTGGATTTCCGCCTGGCCACCCGTGCCGACGAGGCGTTGCTGATCGCGTTGATGCGCGACTTCTACGCCGAAGACAAGATTGAGTTCGACGATGCGCGCGTGCGCCGGGGCGTGGATGCGCTGCTGGCCGACCCGCGCAACGGCGAGGTGCTGCTGTGGCTGGACGAAGCCGGGCAGGTGGTGGGGTATGCCGTGCTGGCGATGGGCTTCAGCCTGGAGCAGGGCGGTCATTTCGTCCTGCTGGACGAGCTGTACCTGGGGCCCAGCGCACGTGGCCGTGGCCGTGGCAAGCAGGCGCTGGCCACCTGCGAACAGCGTGCGCGCGGGCGCGGGGTCGGGCGCATGCGGCTGGAAGTGAACCGCCACAACGAACTGGCACGGCGCCTGTACCTGGCCACCGGTTACATCGATGACACACGCGACCTGCTGACCCTGCCGCTGGACCATCCGCGCAGCGAGGGCATCCTGTGA
- the ligA gene encoding NAD-dependent DNA ligase LigA — protein MPMTPSPAERVDDLRRQIAQANRAYHELDEAQIPDVEYDRLVRELEALEREHPELVTADSPTTQVGGRPSGRFAEVRHALPMLSLSNAFSDEEVADFVRRIDERLKRGTLRFSAEPKLDGLAISLRYEGGRFVLGATRGDGSTGEDVTANLREVNDIPKQLLGSGWPDVLEVRGEVYMARADFEAFNAKARLHGGKVLANPRNGAAGSLRQLDPKISAQRRLSFFAYGTGDVQGGELPDTHSGTLAQLRAWGFPVSSLSQVVEGSDGLLAYYRSIGGQRDDLAFDIDGVVYKLDDRAGQQAMGFVARAPRWAIAHKFPAQEQSTTVEAIEIQIGRTGAATPVARLAPVAVAGVIVSNATLHNADQIARLDVRVGDSVIVRRAGDVIPEVVSVIADRRPAGTTPWQMPAHCPVCGSEILREEGEAVWRCSGGLTCPAQRKEAIAHFASRRAMDIDGLGDKYIETLVDAGIVRGVADLYRLTRDQLLHLKLVLDAEGPSELAAALKLHLPAEGSGAVLNAVLRLDGHDAGWRAQALSQPTAFEWNTKKIATKWADNLIAAIDASRTTTLERLLFALGIEHVGESTAKALAVWFGDLELIRYLPWPLFKRVPDIGGEVARSLGHFFEQAGNQQAIDQLLQAGQVRIRDAHAPSAKLREGLDLAQVLVEAEIPGITRLRAEKLVAALTTAQAVLDAEHGQFVNAGLPEDTARGLAAWLDTDGHGPLLLLAEQKLHELLAKAPQQAEQAAGVLEGQTVVLTGTLSALTRDAAKERLEALGAKVAGSVSKKTSFVVAGTEAGSKLEKAQSLGVAVWDEDQLLAFLAEHE, from the coding sequence ATTCCAATGACCCCCAGCCCCGCCGAACGCGTTGACGACCTCCGCCGGCAGATCGCCCAGGCCAACCGTGCCTACCACGAGCTGGACGAGGCGCAGATCCCCGATGTCGAGTACGACCGGCTGGTACGCGAACTGGAGGCGCTGGAGCGTGAACACCCCGAGCTGGTCACGGCCGATTCGCCGACCACCCAGGTCGGTGGCCGCCCTTCGGGTCGCTTTGCCGAAGTGCGCCACGCGCTGCCGATGCTGTCGCTGTCCAATGCATTCAGCGATGAGGAAGTGGCCGATTTCGTCCGCCGTATCGACGAACGCCTCAAGCGCGGCACGCTGCGTTTTTCCGCCGAACCCAAGCTGGATGGGCTGGCGATCAGCCTGCGCTACGAGGGGGGCCGCTTCGTGCTGGGCGCAACCCGTGGCGATGGCAGCACCGGCGAGGACGTGACCGCCAACCTGCGCGAAGTCAACGACATTCCCAAGCAGCTGCTGGGCAGCGGTTGGCCGGATGTGCTGGAGGTACGCGGCGAGGTCTACATGGCGCGTGCCGATTTCGAGGCCTTCAACGCCAAAGCGCGCCTGCACGGCGGCAAGGTGCTGGCCAACCCGCGCAACGGTGCGGCCGGCTCGCTGCGCCAGCTCGACCCGAAGATCAGCGCGCAGCGCAGGCTGAGTTTCTTCGCCTATGGCACCGGCGATGTGCAGGGCGGCGAACTGCCCGATACCCATTCGGGCACGTTGGCGCAGCTGCGCGCGTGGGGCTTCCCGGTCAGCAGCCTCAGCCAGGTGGTGGAGGGCAGCGACGGCCTGCTGGCCTATTACCGCAGCATCGGCGGGCAGCGCGATGACCTGGCCTTCGACATCGATGGCGTGGTCTACAAGCTGGACGACCGTGCCGGCCAGCAGGCGATGGGCTTTGTTGCCCGCGCGCCGCGCTGGGCGATCGCGCACAAGTTCCCCGCGCAGGAGCAGAGCACCACGGTGGAGGCGATCGAGATCCAGATCGGCCGTACCGGTGCGGCCACGCCGGTGGCGCGGCTGGCGCCAGTGGCGGTGGCCGGGGTGATCGTGTCCAACGCCACGCTGCACAACGCCGACCAGATCGCACGGCTGGACGTGCGGGTGGGTGACAGTGTGATCGTGCGGCGCGCCGGCGATGTCATTCCCGAAGTGGTCAGCGTGATCGCCGACCGCCGCCCGGCCGGGACCACGCCGTGGCAGATGCCGGCGCACTGCCCGGTGTGCGGCTCGGAAATCCTGCGCGAAGAGGGCGAGGCGGTCTGGCGGTGCTCGGGCGGCCTGACCTGCCCGGCGCAGCGCAAGGAAGCCATTGCCCACTTCGCCTCGCGCCGGGCGATGGATATCGACGGGCTGGGCGACAAGTACATCGAAACCCTGGTGGATGCGGGCATCGTGCGTGGCGTGGCCGATCTGTACCGGCTGACCCGCGACCAGCTGCTGCACCTGAAGCTGGTGCTCGATGCCGAAGGCCCGTCCGAGCTGGCGGCTGCGCTGAAGCTGCATCTGCCGGCCGAAGGCAGTGGTGCGGTGCTCAACGCCGTGCTCAGGCTCGATGGCCATGATGCGGGCTGGCGCGCGCAGGCGCTTTCGCAGCCGACGGCTTTCGAGTGGAACACGAAGAAGATCGCCACCAAGTGGGCCGACAACCTGATCGCGGCCATCGATGCCAGCCGCACCACCACGCTGGAGCGCCTGCTGTTCGCGCTGGGCATCGAGCATGTGGGCGAAAGCACGGCCAAGGCGCTGGCGGTGTGGTTCGGTGACCTGGAGCTGATCCGCTACCTGCCATGGCCGCTGTTCAAGCGCGTGCCGGATATCGGCGGCGAAGTGGCGCGTTCGCTGGGCCACTTCTTCGAGCAGGCCGGCAACCAGCAGGCCATCGATCAGCTGCTGCAGGCCGGGCAGGTGCGCATCCGTGATGCGCATGCGCCCAGCGCCAAGCTGCGCGAGGGCCTGGACCTGGCACAGGTGCTGGTGGAGGCGGAGATTCCGGGCATCACCCGCCTGCGTGCGGAAAAGCTGGTGGCGGCGCTGACCACCGCACAGGCGGTACTGGATGCCGAGCATGGCCAGTTCGTCAATGCAGGCCTGCCGGAGGACACCGCACGTGGCCTGGCCGCGTGGCTGGACACCGATGGCCATGGCCCGCTGCTGCTGCTGGCCGAACAGAAGCTGCATGAGCTGCTGGCCAAGGCGCCGCAGCAGGCCGAGCAGGCTGCCGGCGTGCTGGAGGGGCAGACCGTGGTGCTGACCGGCACCCTGTCAGCGCTCACCCGCGATGCGGCCAAGGAGCGCCTGGAAGCACTGGGCGCGAAGGTGGCTGGCAGCGTGTCGAAGAAGACCAGCTTCGTGGTGGCCGGTACCGAGGCCGGCTCCAAGCTGGAAAAAGCCCAGTCGCTCGGCGTGGCGGTGTGGGACGAAGACCAGCTGCTGGCCTTCCTGGCCGAACACGAATGA